One region of Primulina tabacum isolate GXHZ01 chromosome 1, ASM2559414v2, whole genome shotgun sequence genomic DNA includes:
- the LOC142547216 gene encoding uncharacterized protein LOC142547216, whose product MGNILTSVARMRGCIRQIENLKPSGASEQDIMNRAKILYVQDSKDNKPFSFDHVWDIVKDCEKLSGDKISITKKSKLRATNLDTSQSDTPAEESPQSGSPSLSAFAIHLNDDNIDDSFQRPIGVKKAKLKKKRDEDISQIQRTMEEQHRELLDVLKQGTVERQQNYDLQRMRLQQEERKMEDRILYKDLSKIIDPILREYTRTQQEKILQKRLQAENRDNFGSYFGDIGGS is encoded by the exons ATGGGAAACATCCTCACTTCTGTTGCCCGTATGAGAGGATGCATTCGACAAATTGAAAACCTCAAGCCTAGTGGTGCATCTGAACAAGATATC ATGAACCGCGCAAAAATACTGTATGTACAAGACAGTAAAGATAACAAACCATTTTCATTTGATCATGTGTGGGATATTGTGAAAGATTGTGAAAAACTTTCAGGAGATAAAATTTCGATAACCAAAAAATCTAAACTACGTGCTACTAATCTGGATACTTCACAGTCTGATACTCCAGCTGAAGAATCGCCACAATCAGGTTCACCTAGCTTATCTGCATTTGCAATACATTTAAATGACGACAATATTGATGACAGTTTTCAAAGACCAATTGGAGTGAAAAAAGccaaattgaagaagaaaagagatgAAGATATTTCTCAAATTCAGCGTACAATGGAAGAACAACATCGCGAACTTTTGGATGTTTTGAAACAAGGAACCGTTGAAAGACAACAAAATTATGACCTTCAAAGGATGAGACTTCAACAAGAGGAAAGAAAAATGGAAGATAGAATTTTATACAAAGATTTGAGCAAAATCATTGATCCAATTTTGCGTGAATACACTAGAACTCAACAAGAAAAGATTTTGCAAAAGAGACTTCAAGCTGAAAATCGAGACAACTTTGGATCTTATTTTGGCGATATTGGAGGATCATGA
- the LOC142551780 gene encoding uncharacterized protein LOC142551780, whose translation MASTSSLAAAQIPPAHPTPQMEHVIKHAQVALPSRRQSLLLFAATTALTAMVMPARAQDIPLFGLRKGLRNVEEEAELIVKEGLEATEKEIEVAEKELEMAEKEIEEAVRTSNLAQAGAVSVAELLGVVIASSIVNAILGPEAKKA comes from the coding sequence ATGGCCTCCACAAGTTCGCTCGCCGCCGCACAAATCCCCCCCGCGCACCCCACTCCCCAGATGGAACATGTTATCAAGCATGCGCAGGTGGCGCTTCCGTCCAGGAGGCAGTCCTTGCTTCTGTTCGCCGCCACCACTGCATTGACGGCGATGGTAATGCCCGCGAGAGCTCAGGATATACCGCTGTTCGGGCTCCGGAAAGGCCTGCGTAACGTGGAGGAGGAGGCGGAGCTGATAGTGAAGGAAGGGTTAGAGGCCACGGAGAAGGAGATTGAAGTCGCGGAGAAGGAATTAGAGATGGCGGAGAAGGAGATCGAGGAGGCCGTGAGGACTAGCAATCTGGCGCAGGCTGGAGCGGTGTCTGTGGCGGAGCTGCTCGGAGTTGTGATCGCTTCTTCGATTGTGAACGCCATTTTGGGGCCGGAAGCTAAGAAAGCGTGA
- the LOC142551432 gene encoding BTB/POZ domain-containing protein At5g66560-like isoform X2, whose product MLKPASETPGSKGQAWFCTTGLPSDVIIEVIDMTFRLHKFPLMSKSRKLHDLITEEEKNQPRITKVQNPYESSKKIDSDNQEDQDIEEDEEECHITFPDFPGGSESFETAAKFCYGVKIDLSATNTAALRCAAEYLEMTEEFSADNLISRSEIFLSQSVFKNIKHSVKTLSSCEKLLPMAEDLGIVWGCIEAIATKAAAVDPSLFGWPVNDEALSNIGVHEARGSAEFSRGGGAAGGDSWLDELWLLSLPILKRLIFAMKNLNSSSEIIESCLISYANKYIPGISRTTNKPSSSSRVPTENEQRELLETIVSHLPAYKTSHSNVSSKTTRFLFGLLRTAYILNASGVCRSALEKIIGSQLEHATLDDLLIPSYSYLNETLYDVDCVEKILRYFLQGIGERSVDRIGGDESGKSGNHRSAALILVGKLLDGYLSEISSDSNLKPEKFYDLAVALPDHARIFDDGLYRAVDVYLKAHPWLSEAEREKICGVLDYQKLTLEACTHAAQNERLPLRAVVQVLFFEQLQLRHAIAGTNYISADAGTSAELSRPSSENGGRVKAAEDDADASEAISPEERRTWRAAVKENQVLRVRVNSMRTRVHELEREYCTMKKTMEKIEMVGPQRHVGRGSWLSKFGCKFKSQVCDSHERAAAAETRKGRSHRPAAMNN is encoded by the exons ATGTTGAAGCCAGCATCAGAAACACCCGGTTCCAAAGGGCAGGCATG GTTTTGCACAACAGGGTTGCCGAGTGACGTCATAATCGAAGTTATTGACATGACTTTTCGTCTTCACAAG TTCCCTCTGATGTCAAAAAGTAGGAAGCTTCACGACCTGATAACTGAAGAAGAGAAAAACCAACCAAGAATCACAAAAGTCCAAAACCCATATGAATCCAGCAAGAAAATTGACAGCGATAATCAAGAAGATCAAGACATTGAAGAGGACGAGGAAGAGTGTCACATCACCTTCCCAGATTTTCCGGGGGGTTCTGAATCTTTTGAGACCGCCGCGAAATTCTGTTACGGTGTGAAAATAGATCTCTCGGCCACCAATACCGCCGCCCTCCGCTGTGCCGCTGAATACTTAGAGATGACTGAAGAGTTTTCGGCTGACAATCTCATTTCGAGAAGTGAGATTTTTCTGTCCCAATCTGTGTTCAAGAATATCAAACATTCTGTTAAAACGCTATCCTCTTGCGAGAAGCTGTTGCCGATGGCGGAAGATCTCGGCATTGTTTGGGGATGTATAGAGGCCATTGCCACCAAAGCCGCCGCCGTAGACCCTTCGCTGTTCGGCTGGCCGGTGAATGATGAAGCTCTAAGCAACATAGGGGTGCATGAAGCTAGAGGGAGTGCGGAATTCAGTAGAGGAGGAGGAGCAGCAGGTGGGGACTCATGGTTAGATGAGCTATGGCTTTTGAGTCTTCCGATTCTCAAGCGCTTGATTTTCGCCATGAAAAATTTGAATTCCAGCTCAGAAATTATCGAGAGCTGTTTGATTTCCTACGCGAATAAGTACATTCCCGGAATCTCTCGCACAACGAATAAGCCATCGTCGTCTTCTAGGGTTCCAACAGAGAACGAGCAGAGAGAGCTTCTAGAGACGATTGTTTCTCATCTCCCTGCATATAAAACCTCGCACTCGAATGTATCGTCAAAAACGACTAGATTTTTGTTCGGATTGCTGCGAACAGCGTATATTTTGAATGCTTCGGGGGTTTGCAGATCAGCACTGGAGAAGATAATCGGATCACAACTAGAACACGCCACCTTGGATGACTTGCTGATTCCGAGCTACTCGTACTTGAATGAAACGTTGTATGATGTCGATTGTGTGGAAAAGATTTTACGATATTTTCTTCAAGGAATTGGAGAGAGATCGGTAGATAGAATAGGTGGAGATGAGAGTGGTAAATCTGGTAATCACAGATCGGCGGCGTTAATTCTGGTGGGAAAGTTGCTAGACGGATACCTATCGGAAATTTCTTCCGACTCTAATTTGAAGCCGGAGAAATTCTACGACCTCGCCGTTGCGCTGCCGGATCACGCCAGAATATTCGATGACGGACTTTATCGAGCCGTCGATGTTTATCTCAAG GCTCACCCATGGTTATCAGAAGCAGAGAGGGAGAAGATTTGCGGTGTGCTGGATTACCAGAAACTCACTCTAGAGGCGTGCACTCACGCAGCTCAGAACGAGCGTCTGCCTCTTAGGGCGGTGGTTCAGGTGCTGTTCTTCGAGCAGCTTCAGCTCCGTCATGCCATCGCAGGTACAAATTATATCTCCGCCGACGCAGGAACCTCGGCGGAGTTGTCTCGGCCGTCCAGCGAGAACGGAGGAAGAGTGAAGGCAGCGGAGGACGACGCGGATGCGTCGGAGGCGATCTCGCCGGAGGAGAGACGGACGTGGAGAGCGGCGGTGAAGGAGAACCAGGTGCTGCGCGTGCGCGTGAATAGCATGAGGACTCGGGTGCACGAGCTGGAGCGGGAGTACTGCACCATGAAGAAGACGATGGAGAAAATAGAGATGGTGGGCCCACAAAGACACGTGGGGAGAGGCAGTTGGCTGTCGAAATTCGGGTGCAAATTTAAGAGCCAGGTGTGCGATTCGCATGAACGGGCGGCGGCGGCGGAGACAAGGAAAGGCCGCAGCCACCGCCCGGCCGCCATGAATAATTGA
- the LOC142551432 gene encoding BTB/POZ domain-containing protein At5g66560-like isoform X1 gives MVVSSNSHTLNSDFFIFSLPFQILLLESLCIGCRFCTTGLPSDVIIEVIDMTFRLHKFPLMSKSRKLHDLITEEEKNQPRITKVQNPYESSKKIDSDNQEDQDIEEDEEECHITFPDFPGGSESFETAAKFCYGVKIDLSATNTAALRCAAEYLEMTEEFSADNLISRSEIFLSQSVFKNIKHSVKTLSSCEKLLPMAEDLGIVWGCIEAIATKAAAVDPSLFGWPVNDEALSNIGVHEARGSAEFSRGGGAAGGDSWLDELWLLSLPILKRLIFAMKNLNSSSEIIESCLISYANKYIPGISRTTNKPSSSSRVPTENEQRELLETIVSHLPAYKTSHSNVSSKTTRFLFGLLRTAYILNASGVCRSALEKIIGSQLEHATLDDLLIPSYSYLNETLYDVDCVEKILRYFLQGIGERSVDRIGGDESGKSGNHRSAALILVGKLLDGYLSEISSDSNLKPEKFYDLAVALPDHARIFDDGLYRAVDVYLKAHPWLSEAEREKICGVLDYQKLTLEACTHAAQNERLPLRAVVQVLFFEQLQLRHAIAGTNYISADAGTSAELSRPSSENGGRVKAAEDDADASEAISPEERRTWRAAVKENQVLRVRVNSMRTRVHELEREYCTMKKTMEKIEMVGPQRHVGRGSWLSKFGCKFKSQVCDSHERAAAAETRKGRSHRPAAMNN, from the exons ATGGTTGTTAGCTCAAACTCCCACACTCTGAACTCAGATTTCTTTATTTTCTCGTTGCCTTTCCAAATCTTGCTTCTTGAATCTCTGTGCATTGGTTGCAGGTTTTGCACAACAGGGTTGCCGAGTGACGTCATAATCGAAGTTATTGACATGACTTTTCGTCTTCACAAG TTCCCTCTGATGTCAAAAAGTAGGAAGCTTCACGACCTGATAACTGAAGAAGAGAAAAACCAACCAAGAATCACAAAAGTCCAAAACCCATATGAATCCAGCAAGAAAATTGACAGCGATAATCAAGAAGATCAAGACATTGAAGAGGACGAGGAAGAGTGTCACATCACCTTCCCAGATTTTCCGGGGGGTTCTGAATCTTTTGAGACCGCCGCGAAATTCTGTTACGGTGTGAAAATAGATCTCTCGGCCACCAATACCGCCGCCCTCCGCTGTGCCGCTGAATACTTAGAGATGACTGAAGAGTTTTCGGCTGACAATCTCATTTCGAGAAGTGAGATTTTTCTGTCCCAATCTGTGTTCAAGAATATCAAACATTCTGTTAAAACGCTATCCTCTTGCGAGAAGCTGTTGCCGATGGCGGAAGATCTCGGCATTGTTTGGGGATGTATAGAGGCCATTGCCACCAAAGCCGCCGCCGTAGACCCTTCGCTGTTCGGCTGGCCGGTGAATGATGAAGCTCTAAGCAACATAGGGGTGCATGAAGCTAGAGGGAGTGCGGAATTCAGTAGAGGAGGAGGAGCAGCAGGTGGGGACTCATGGTTAGATGAGCTATGGCTTTTGAGTCTTCCGATTCTCAAGCGCTTGATTTTCGCCATGAAAAATTTGAATTCCAGCTCAGAAATTATCGAGAGCTGTTTGATTTCCTACGCGAATAAGTACATTCCCGGAATCTCTCGCACAACGAATAAGCCATCGTCGTCTTCTAGGGTTCCAACAGAGAACGAGCAGAGAGAGCTTCTAGAGACGATTGTTTCTCATCTCCCTGCATATAAAACCTCGCACTCGAATGTATCGTCAAAAACGACTAGATTTTTGTTCGGATTGCTGCGAACAGCGTATATTTTGAATGCTTCGGGGGTTTGCAGATCAGCACTGGAGAAGATAATCGGATCACAACTAGAACACGCCACCTTGGATGACTTGCTGATTCCGAGCTACTCGTACTTGAATGAAACGTTGTATGATGTCGATTGTGTGGAAAAGATTTTACGATATTTTCTTCAAGGAATTGGAGAGAGATCGGTAGATAGAATAGGTGGAGATGAGAGTGGTAAATCTGGTAATCACAGATCGGCGGCGTTAATTCTGGTGGGAAAGTTGCTAGACGGATACCTATCGGAAATTTCTTCCGACTCTAATTTGAAGCCGGAGAAATTCTACGACCTCGCCGTTGCGCTGCCGGATCACGCCAGAATATTCGATGACGGACTTTATCGAGCCGTCGATGTTTATCTCAAG GCTCACCCATGGTTATCAGAAGCAGAGAGGGAGAAGATTTGCGGTGTGCTGGATTACCAGAAACTCACTCTAGAGGCGTGCACTCACGCAGCTCAGAACGAGCGTCTGCCTCTTAGGGCGGTGGTTCAGGTGCTGTTCTTCGAGCAGCTTCAGCTCCGTCATGCCATCGCAGGTACAAATTATATCTCCGCCGACGCAGGAACCTCGGCGGAGTTGTCTCGGCCGTCCAGCGAGAACGGAGGAAGAGTGAAGGCAGCGGAGGACGACGCGGATGCGTCGGAGGCGATCTCGCCGGAGGAGAGACGGACGTGGAGAGCGGCGGTGAAGGAGAACCAGGTGCTGCGCGTGCGCGTGAATAGCATGAGGACTCGGGTGCACGAGCTGGAGCGGGAGTACTGCACCATGAAGAAGACGATGGAGAAAATAGAGATGGTGGGCCCACAAAGACACGTGGGGAGAGGCAGTTGGCTGTCGAAATTCGGGTGCAAATTTAAGAGCCAGGTGTGCGATTCGCATGAACGGGCGGCGGCGGCGGAGACAAGGAAAGGCCGCAGCCACCGCCCGGCCGCCATGAATAATTGA
- the LOC142551693 gene encoding wall-associated receptor kinase-like 14, whose protein sequence is MSLRFFPIVICLVLSVLARFSSSLRIISTGCDHSCGKTRVPYPFGFSDGCEIRLKCSSKSGKAMIGDFLVQNLTSDQILVSVPAMCHRPIKKLSQLFGENFAPTLYNGLLVENCSSSLNDCVVPGRLIQSGVSFESCNRGNDLHNISCYSEGIEDASQFLDYEKVLKTGNCTVLLSSVTVHMIGGFVAGNGSSAVSLEFQTTELGWWVAGNCSCHPNATCTPVSNRGERKGFRCECAEGYIGDGFVGGVGCRKVSHCSTSSRLLGRCGGTKVRILIGGIIAGASSVAGLAFICYCIKKRSRALKSRLTIKRLISEVAGNSSVPFYSYKEIERATNGFSEKQQLGTGAFGTVYAGKLYNQESVAIKKIRYRDHESVEQVMNEIKLLSSVSHPGLLRLLGFCIDNGVQILVYEYMPNGTLSQHLQRERGTVLPWTVRLTIAAETARAIAYLHSAMNPPIYHRDIKSSNILLDYNFKSRVADFGLSRFGMVDDSHISTAPQGTPGYVDPQYHQNFHLSDKSDVYSFGVVLVEIISAMKVVDFTRPHCEINLAALAVDKIGKGRVDEIIDPYLEPNRDAWTLSSVHKVAEIAFRCLAYHGDMRPSMMEVADELEQIRISSWAPLDENIHMGSSVASSCSSPYHGSEKSFKASATFKKTRVPSRRLIVPQREAEDVKDCSPVSVQDCWLSSPSSPSTNTLLANVVQ, encoded by the exons ATGAGTTTGCGCTTCTTCCCGATAGTTATCTGTTTAGTTCTCTCAGTTTTAGCTCGGTTCTCTTCTTCTCTGAGGATCATCTCAACCGGGTGCGATCATTCTTGCGGTAAAACCCGCGTGCCATATCCGTTTGGGTTCTCCGATGGATGTGAAATAAGGTTAAAATGTAGTAGCAAATCGGGAAAAGCTATGATAGGTGATTTTCTGGTTCAGAATTTGACGTCGGATCAGATTTTGGTCAGTGTTCCGGCGATGTGTCACCGTCCGATTAAAAAATTGTCCCAGCTTTTCGGCGAGAACTTCGCGCCTACGTTGTATAACGGTCTTCTGGTGGAGAACTGCAGCTCCAGCCTGAATGATTGCGTGGTCCCGGGTAGGTTGATTCAGTCCGGAGTCAGTTTCGAGAGCTGCAATCGGGGGAACGATCTTCACAATATAAGCTGTTATTCTGAGGGGATCGAAGATGCGTCGCAGTTTTTGGATTATGAGAAAGTTTTGAAAACGGGGAACTGCACTGTGTTGCTCTCTTCGGTCACGGTGCATATGATTGGAGGTTTTGTTGCTGGGAACGGGAGCTCCGCCGTTTCTCTGGAGTTTCAGACGACGGAGCTGGGGTGGTGGGTTGCGGGGAACTGTAGTTGTCATCCAAACGCAACGTGTACACCGGTCTCCAATAGGGGGGAGCGGAAGGGGTTCCGCTGTGAGTGTGCTGAAGGTTACATCGGAGATGGTTTTGTCGGTGGCGTAGGTTGTCGGAAAG TTTCCCACTGCAGTACTTCAAGTCGCCTGTTGGGTAGATGTGGCGGAACCAAAGTACGCATTCTCATCGGAG GGATCATTGCCGGAGCCTCTTCAGTGGCCGGCCTGGCTTTCATCTGCTACTGCATAAAGAAACGCTCCAGAGCTTTGAAAAGCCGGTTAACCATAAAGCGTCTAATCTCTGAAGTAGCAGGCAACTCCAGCGTCCCATTCTATTCATACAAAGAAATCGAGAGAGCAACGAATGGCTTCTCAGAAAAACAACAGCTGGGAACTGGTGCATTTGGCACGGTTTATGCAGGAAAACTCTACAACCAAGAGTCGGTCGCAATTAAAAAGATAAGATATCGTGATCATGAGAGTGTCGAACAAGTAATGAACGAGATCAAGCTTCTGTCCTCTGTGAGCCATCCGGGTTTACTCCGTCTTTTAGGATTCTGCATCGACAATGGAGTGCAGATTCTCGTTTATGAGTACATGCCGAATGGGACTTTATCTCAGCATCTACAGAGAGAAAGAGGAACTGTACTTCCATGGACTGTTCGCCTCACCATTGCTGCTGAAACAGCTCGTGCTATTGCCTACCTTCACTCGGCCATGAATCCTCCAATATACCACAGAGACATAAAATCAAGTAATATACTCCTAGACTACAATTTCAAGTCGAGAGTAGCAGATTTTGGGCTATCGAGATTCGGCATGGTGGATGATTCCCACATTTCCACGGCCCCCCAAGGAACTCCTGGCTATGTCGATCCTCAGTATCATCAGAACTTCCATTTATCAGATAAAAGTGATGTCTATAGTTTTGGTGTTGTCCTTGTGGAGATAATCTCGGCAATGAAGGTAGTGGATTTTACCCGGCCTCACTGTGAGATCAATTTGGCTGCACTAGCAGTAGACAAAATTGGAAAAGGTCGTGTTGATGAGATAATAGATCCATATCTCGAACCAAATAGAGATGCTTGGACCCTTTCATCTGTACATAAAGTGGCCGAAATAGCATTTAGATGTCTTGCTTATCACGGGGACATGAGGCCTTCCATGATGGAGGTGGCAGATGAGCTAGAGCAGATTCGGATAAGTAGTTGGGCGCCGTTGGACGAGAATATACACATGGGATCATCAGTCGCCTCGTCATGCTCATCACCCTACCATGGAAGTGAGAAATCTTTTAAAGCTTCAGCAACATTCAAGAAAACCCGGGTGCCGAGTAGGAGGCTGATTGTCCCACAGAGAGAAGCAGAAGATGTGAAGGACTGTTCCCCGGTTTCTGTACAAGATTGCTGGTTGAGTAGCCCGAGCTCCCCCTCAACCAACACCTTATTGGCCAATGTCGTCCAGTAA